In Bacteroidales bacterium, the following are encoded in one genomic region:
- a CDS encoding glycosyltransferase produces MKILHIIPSLRKGGAERLALDMCNGLAEVSGIVVKLICFSDSNDYQDLSAHQQVEVIPSGISLSLYKKNKFRIQELQGEIEKYAPDVIHTHLFEAEIISRCVHYPRAVWFSHCHDNMVQFESFSWKTLFSKKRLTNFYEKKFLLNRYKANGGTHFIAISEDARKYFEKTAPEYPLTLLNNAVDYKKFYRKKEITDGGGSLRLLNIGSFVSKKNQAFLLDVCRVLVQKKIDFELHLLGDGENRKALEEKAKTMRLEGRIFFHGNVDNVEEFLWNSDIYLHSATYEPFGLVLLEAMAAGLPVVTLDGRGNRDVMEQGKNGYMLFEPNAEAFAEKITELWRDKEKYREISRYAQMHAQKFDIKQYVTRLLEIYRKDDGNSGKKTHERKK; encoded by the coding sequence ATGAAAATCCTTCACATCATACCTTCATTGCGTAAAGGGGGGGCCGAACGGCTCGCTCTGGATATGTGTAACGGACTGGCGGAGGTTTCGGGAATAGTTGTTAAACTGATCTGTTTTTCAGACAGCAATGACTATCAAGACCTTTCGGCTCATCAACAGGTCGAAGTTATTCCGTCGGGTATCAGTTTGTCATTGTACAAAAAAAACAAATTCAGAATTCAGGAACTACAAGGTGAAATTGAGAAATATGCCCCTGATGTTATTCACACCCATTTGTTTGAAGCGGAAATTATCAGTCGTTGTGTTCATTATCCCCGTGCTGTATGGTTTTCGCATTGCCATGACAACATGGTGCAATTTGAGAGTTTTTCATGGAAAACCTTGTTTAGCAAAAAAAGGCTGACCAATTTCTATGAAAAAAAATTCTTACTGAACCGTTATAAAGCCAACGGAGGAACACATTTTATTGCGATCTCTGAGGATGCCAGAAAATATTTTGAAAAAACAGCCCCTGAATATCCGCTTACCTTATTGAACAATGCTGTAGATTATAAAAAATTTTACAGAAAAAAAGAGATAACAGATGGCGGCGGTAGTTTAAGACTGCTTAATATCGGTTCTTTTGTATCCAAAAAAAATCAGGCCTTTCTGCTGGATGTTTGCCGTGTGCTTGTGCAAAAAAAAATCGATTTTGAGCTTCATCTTCTTGGGGATGGGGAAAATCGCAAAGCTCTGGAAGAAAAAGCAAAAACCATGAGACTGGAAGGTCGGATTTTTTTTCATGGCAATGTGGATAATGTCGAGGAATTTCTGTGGAATTCGGATATATACCTGCACAGCGCCACATACGAACCGTTCGGATTGGTATTACTTGAAGCCATGGCAGCAGGGCTGCCGGTGGTTACTCTTGATGGCCGTGGCAACCGCGATGTGATGGAACAGGGGAAAAACGGGTATATGCTTTTTGAACCAAATGCAGAGGCGTTTGCCGAAAAAATTACAGAACTATGGAGGGATAAAGAGAAATACCGTGAAATTTCAAGATATGCGCAGATGCATGCTCAAAAATTTGATATAAAACAATATGTGACACGCTTGCTGGAAATTTACCGAAAAGATGATGGAAATAGTGGAAAAAAAACGCATGAGCGAAAAAAATAG
- a CDS encoding glycosyltransferase, producing MKKPLLILLTDAYPVILYELFIEDEIRVIAPHFDKIIFMTENQKESEIQPYIPANSVTCKYDTSPTLLNKFQALKYLCYGFFYKELLFALKKLHKKQFKTVLKIMFMELARAQRTIGELKHLLQENKGLYTQIYLYSYWHNHKALALALLRKKDKEKICFARAHGWDVFAGRHAIPYLPFKTFILKNLDCTYSISETGKKEFEKNYGNDIRSKVRVSRLGKFNDRQPVFRVNDNGYLLFSCSELLPVKRVHLIIELISKLPLTNIRWIHYGEGPLRKELEALAAELLPHVSYELRGVVPNKEILDFYQTNPVDLFINLSESEGIPVSIMESLSSGVPVLATDVGGTSEAVHAEHGFLIEKNFDMNQVAEIITKYLLSPREIKLNYKQNAYSFWQEHFEATKNYSEFLRMIIR from the coding sequence ATGAAAAAGCCCTTATTAATACTCCTTACCGATGCCTATCCTGTCATCCTCTACGAACTTTTTATCGAAGATGAAATCAGAGTAATTGCCCCACATTTTGATAAAATCATCTTTATGACCGAAAACCAGAAGGAGTCAGAAATTCAACCGTATATCCCGGCAAATTCCGTTACGTGTAAATACGACACCAGCCCCACATTACTTAATAAGTTTCAGGCGCTGAAATACCTGTGTTACGGTTTTTTTTATAAGGAATTGTTGTTTGCTTTAAAGAAGCTTCATAAAAAACAGTTTAAAACTGTTTTGAAGATCATGTTTATGGAACTGGCCAGAGCGCAAAGAACAATTGGAGAATTAAAGCATCTTTTACAGGAAAATAAAGGGCTGTACACACAAATTTATTTATATTCGTACTGGCACAACCACAAGGCGCTTGCCCTGGCCCTGCTCAGGAAAAAAGACAAAGAAAAAATCTGTTTTGCCCGTGCACACGGCTGGGATGTCTTTGCCGGCCGGCACGCGATACCCTACCTGCCTTTCAAGACCTTTATACTGAAAAATCTCGATTGCACCTATTCCATTTCCGAAACCGGTAAAAAAGAATTCGAAAAGAATTATGGTAATGATATTCGTTCAAAGGTCAGGGTTTCAAGGCTGGGAAAGTTTAACGACCGGCAGCCGGTGTTCCGGGTTAATGATAACGGGTATTTGCTTTTCAGTTGCAGCGAATTATTGCCGGTAAAAAGAGTCCATCTTATCATAGAACTTATTTCGAAACTGCCCCTGACAAACATCAGATGGATACATTATGGCGAGGGGCCTTTGAGGAAAGAACTCGAAGCCCTGGCCGCAGAATTGCTGCCTCATGTCTCCTATGAATTAAGGGGTGTTGTCCCCAATAAGGAGATACTGGATTTTTATCAGACCAACCCGGTGGATTTATTCATCAATTTGAGCGAATCTGAGGGGATCCCGGTCAGTATTATGGAATCCCTGTCTTCAGGAGTCCCCGTTTTGGCTACAGATGTGGGCGGAACATCAGAAGCTGTTCATGCTGAACATGGTTTTTTAATAGAAAAAAATTTTGATATGAATCAGGTGGCGGAAATAATTACGAAATATTTGCTCAGCCCCAGGGAAATAAAACTAAATTATAAACAAAATGCTTACAGCTTCTGGCAGGAGCATTTTGAAGCTACAAAAAATTATTCGGAGTTTCTCCGCATGATAATACGATAA